The Brachybacterium huguangmaarense genome contains a region encoding:
- a CDS encoding exonuclease domain-containing protein translates to MTSTDQAARPDASAPVAAVAPVGFPVGWTSAPLLGFDTETTGTNVREDRIVTAALVHSAGPGRAAETVATWLIDPGIDIPPAASAVHGISTEHARTYGMAPREALDEVADALADALGRGIPVVAFNASFDLQILEAELARLGLPLLAERLGHDIAPVVDPLVLDRGLDRFRKGKRTLTDLCDVYGVVQDGRLHTADVDVSATLDVLRGIIGRNPDLAAAELAEVHQRQIALHRDWAENFNEFLRRKGKPGDVVTVWPL, encoded by the coding sequence ATGACGAGCACCGATCAGGCCGCACGACCCGACGCCTCCGCCCCGGTCGCGGCGGTCGCCCCTGTCGGCTTCCCGGTCGGATGGACGAGCGCCCCGCTGCTGGGCTTCGACACCGAGACGACGGGCACGAACGTGCGCGAGGACCGCATCGTGACGGCGGCGCTCGTGCACTCCGCCGGTCCCGGCCGCGCCGCGGAGACGGTCGCGACGTGGCTCATCGACCCCGGCATCGACATCCCGCCCGCCGCGAGCGCCGTGCACGGGATCTCGACCGAGCACGCCCGCACCTACGGCATGGCCCCGCGCGAGGCGCTCGACGAGGTCGCGGACGCGCTCGCCGACGCGCTCGGCCGCGGCATCCCCGTGGTCGCCTTCAACGCGAGCTTCGACCTGCAGATCCTCGAGGCCGAGCTGGCCCGCCTGGGCCTGCCCCTGCTCGCCGAGCGGCTGGGCCACGACATCGCGCCCGTCGTGGACCCGCTCGTGCTCGATCGCGGGCTCGACCGGTTCCGCAAGGGCAAGCGCACCCTGACCGACCTGTGCGATGTGTACGGCGTGGTCCAGGACGGCCGCCTCCACACCGCCGACGTCGACGTCTCCGCGACCCTCGACGTGCTGCGCGGCATCATCGGGCGCAACCCGGACCTCGCCGCCGCCGAGCTCGCCGAGGTGCACCAGCGCCAGATCGCGCTCCATCGCGACTGGGCGGAGAACTTCAACGAGTTCCTGCGCCGCAAGGGCAAGCCGGGGGACGTGGTCACGGTGTGGCCGCTGTGA
- a CDS encoding TetR/AcrR family transcriptional regulator, with product MPRITESRRAQQRQRIVDAMITCMRRQGLAKTSMADVSEESGLSAGAIYGYFAGKDELLLAVAMRALESHSEAVAELSRRRPVPPPSQILRALLGEVPQEALEGGILLQVWAAAVQHEGMRDAVLVVFSTLDERVGAYLRAWFIQIGREDPAESARRAAPALTALTQGFLVRASLTGRRDVDAFVESVGALLDPDAPLR from the coding sequence ATGCCCCGGATCACCGAGAGCCGCCGCGCACAGCAGCGTCAGCGCATCGTCGACGCGATGATCACGTGCATGCGGCGCCAGGGGCTCGCGAAGACCTCGATGGCCGATGTGAGCGAGGAGTCCGGCCTGTCCGCGGGCGCGATCTACGGGTACTTCGCGGGCAAGGACGAGCTGCTCCTGGCCGTCGCGATGCGCGCCCTCGAGAGCCACAGCGAGGCGGTCGCCGAGCTGAGCCGGCGCCGCCCGGTCCCTCCGCCCTCCCAGATCCTCCGCGCCCTCCTGGGCGAGGTGCCCCAGGAGGCCCTCGAGGGAGGGATCCTGCTCCAGGTCTGGGCCGCGGCGGTCCAGCACGAGGGCATGCGCGACGCCGTGCTCGTGGTGTTCTCGACCCTCGACGAGCGCGTGGGCGCGTATCTGCGCGCCTGGTTCATCCAGATCGGGCGTGAGGATCCCGCCGAGAGCGCACGCCGCGCGGCACCCGCGCTCACGGCGCTGACCCAGGGGTTCCTGGTGCGCGCCTCGCTCACGGGCCGTCGCGACGTCGACGCCTTCGTCGAGTCCGTGGGCGCTCTGCTGGATCCCGACGCGCCGCTCCGCTGA
- a CDS encoding GNAT family N-acetyltransferase produces MQHTIRRTCGAVTVRPLERADGAALRALSDEAMWRGNAEPLPTSDEGMADVLGALIAAPDVLAFAVEKDGRFVGRTTLYGIVPQLRAEIGSTIYARQVWATDVNPACKLLLLEHAFGELGVGRVALRCDHRNTRSHRAIARLGATFEGTLRRFRPAADGTVADVDYFSVIAEEWPAVREGLEARLAALAA; encoded by the coding sequence ATGCAGCACACCATCCGCCGCACGTGCGGCGCCGTCACCGTGCGCCCGCTCGAGCGGGCCGACGGGGCCGCCCTGCGCGCGCTGTCCGACGAGGCGATGTGGCGGGGCAACGCCGAGCCGCTGCCCACGAGCGACGAGGGCATGGCCGACGTGCTCGGCGCCCTCATCGCCGCCCCCGACGTGCTCGCCTTCGCCGTCGAGAAGGACGGCCGCTTCGTGGGCCGCACGACCCTGTACGGGATCGTGCCGCAGCTGCGTGCCGAGATCGGCTCCACGATCTACGCGCGCCAGGTCTGGGCCACCGACGTGAACCCCGCCTGCAAGCTGCTGCTCCTGGAGCACGCCTTCGGCGAGCTCGGCGTGGGACGCGTCGCCCTGCGCTGCGACCATCGCAACACGCGCTCGCACCGCGCGATCGCGCGCCTCGGCGCGACCTTCGAGGGGACCCTGCGGCGCTTCCGGCCCGCGGCCGACGGCACGGTCGCCGACGTCGACTACTTCTCGGTGATCGCCGAGGAGTGGCCCGCGGTGCGCGAGGGCCTCGAGGCGCGTCTCGCCGCCCTCGCCGCCTGA
- a CDS encoding GuaB3 family IMP dehydrogenase-related protein, with product MSEIEIGRNKGGRRGYGLDDVAVVPSRRTRDPEDVSTQWQVDAYHFDIPIFAAPMDSLMSPETAIELGRLGGLGVLDLEGVWTRYEDADVQLRRIAEASGEDVIETLRDVYSEPIKPELITARIRQLRDAGVTAAGSLSPQRTQELWKTVVDAGVDLFFIRGTTVSAEHVSGNREPLNLKRFIYELDVPVIVGGCATYTAALHLMRTGAAGVLVGFGGGASQTTRETLGISVPLATAVADVAAARRDYMDESGGRYVHVIADGGLGRSGDLVKAIGCGADGLMVGAALARSTDAPGQGYHWGSEAHHPALPRGHRVEVGTVAPLEQILFGPGISADGTTNLVGALRHAMATTGYTDLKEFQRVEVITTV from the coding sequence ATGAGCGAGATCGAGATCGGACGCAACAAGGGAGGCCGTCGCGGCTACGGCCTCGACGACGTGGCCGTGGTGCCCTCGCGGCGCACGCGAGACCCGGAGGACGTGTCGACCCAGTGGCAGGTCGACGCCTACCACTTCGACATCCCGATCTTCGCCGCCCCCATGGACTCCCTCATGTCGCCCGAGACGGCGATCGAGCTGGGCCGCCTGGGCGGGCTGGGCGTGCTGGACCTCGAGGGCGTGTGGACGCGCTACGAGGACGCCGACGTGCAGCTGCGCCGCATCGCCGAGGCCTCGGGCGAGGACGTCATCGAGACCCTCCGCGACGTGTACTCCGAGCCGATCAAGCCCGAGCTCATCACCGCGAGGATCCGTCAGCTGCGCGACGCGGGCGTGACCGCCGCCGGCTCCCTCTCGCCCCAGCGCACCCAGGAGCTGTGGAAGACCGTCGTCGACGCCGGGGTGGACCTCTTCTTCATCCGCGGCACCACGGTCTCGGCCGAGCACGTCTCGGGCAACCGCGAGCCGTTGAACCTCAAGCGCTTCATCTACGAGCTCGACGTGCCGGTCATCGTCGGCGGCTGCGCGACCTACACGGCCGCCCTGCACCTCATGCGCACGGGCGCCGCGGGCGTGCTCGTCGGCTTCGGCGGGGGAGCCTCGCAGACCACGCGCGAGACCCTCGGCATCTCCGTGCCGCTCGCGACGGCCGTCGCCGACGTCGCCGCCGCGCGGCGCGACTACATGGACGAGTCCGGCGGACGCTACGTGCACGTGATCGCCGACGGCGGTCTGGGCCGCTCGGGCGACCTCGTCAAGGCGATCGGCTGCGGCGCCGACGGCCTCATGGTGGGCGCCGCGCTCGCGCGCAGCACCGACGCCCCCGGCCAGGGCTACCACTGGGGCTCCGAGGCCCACCACCCGGCCCTCCCGCGCGGACACCGCGTCGAGGTCGGCACGGTCGCGCCCCTCGAGCAGATCCTGTTCGGGCCGGGCATCTCCGCCGACGGCACCACCAACCTGGTGGGCGCGCTGCGGCACGCCATGGCGACCACCGGCTACACCGACCTCAAGGAGTTCCAGCGGGTCGAGGTCATCACGACCGTCTGA